One Streptococcus sp. VT 162 genomic window, CATACAGTTTTTGTAATTCAGCAATCTTATCGGACACTGGTGCAAAGCCACCACAGCCAACCAGCTGTCCTTCATCTTCCAGAACAAAGTAAGCTGCTCTCTCTTGATGTTGATAATAGTAGGCCAAATGATCTAGATGAGAATCAAAGTAGACAGTTCCTGGTTTGTCAAGTCCGAATTCTTCTAGGCTAGCTCGAATGAGTTGCGCTACAGCTGGATTATCTCTCACTTCCATTGGCCGTAAGTTCATCATTTGTCCTCCGATAGGATGTATCGACTAATTAAACAATACCTTGTGCAATCATAGCGTTTGCTACGTTTTCGAAGGCAGCGATATTTGCTCCTGCAAGGTAGTCAGTACCAAGTCCGTATGTTTCAGCAGTTGTTTTAGCTGTGTTGAAGATGTTTGTCATGATGTCTTTGAGGCGTCCATCAACTTCTTCACGTGTCCATGAGAGGCGAAGGCTGTTTTGGCTCATTTCAAGCGCTGATACAGCTACACCACCAGCGTTAGCAGCTTTGGCAGGTCCGTAAAGGATTCCGTTTTCTTTGTAGACTTTAATCGCATCAAGGTCACTAGGCATGTTAGCACCTTCAGATACACAGATAACGCCTTGAGCAACCAAACGTTTAGCTGCTTCACCGTTGATTTCGTTTTGAGTCGCACATGGAAGAGCGATGTCGTAGTTACCAGCGTAAGTCCATACAGAACCTTCATGGTAAGTAGCAGTTGCTTTCTCAGCTGCATACTCAGTCAAACGAGCACGGCGTTTTTCTTTAACATCAACCAAAAGATCGAAGTCAATACCATTTTCATCGATGACATAACCGTTTGAGTCAGATACAGAGATAACAGTCGCACCAAGTTCAGTCGCTTTTTGAAGAGCATATTGAGCTACGTTACCAGAACCTGAAATTACCACTTTCTTACCAGCAAAACTGTTACCATTAGCTTTGAGCATTTCTTCAGTGTAGTAAACCAAACCATAACCAGTTGCTTCTGGACGAATCAAGCTACCACCAAATCCAAGAGGTTTACCAGTCAAGACACCCGCATCAAATTGGTTAAGACGTTTGTATTGTCCATAAAGGTAACCAATTTCACGTCCTCCAACACCGATATCACCAGCAGGTACGTCAAGAGATGGTCCGATGTATTTTTGCAATTCTGTCATAAAGCTTTGGCAGAAGCGCATCACTTCAGCGTCAGTCTTTCCTTTAGGATCGAAGTCTGATCCCCCTTTACCTCCACCGATTGGAAGTCCAGTCAAGACGTTTTTAAAGATTTGTTCGAAGCCGAGGAATTTCAAGATCCCTTGGTTCACAGTTGGGTGGAAACGAAGTCCGCCTTTATATGGTCCAACAGCTGAGTTGAATTGAACACGGTAACCACGGTTGACTTGGACTTTTCCATCACGGTCCACCCAAGGCACACGGAAAGAAATCACGCGCTCAGGCTCAGTGATACGTGCCAAGATGTTTTCTTCGATATACTCGGGATGTTTTTCAAATACAGGTTCCAAAGTGCTGAAGAATTCTTCAACCGCCTGGAGAAATTCAGCCTCATGCCCGTTACGAGCTTTCACAGTTGCAAACACGCTTTGGATATAGTCTTTAGCAGATGTCATATCGTTCTCCTTTTTGTTGTTATATTTTATTACATGAGCCATTATAGCAGAATTTTTTTTGAGTGTAAAGAAAAAAACAGAAATTTTCTAAAAATTCTTTCAATTTACAAAACCGAACGTTTTATATAGAAATTAGTTTCTCAAAGAGAAAATCTTAAAGTATGGTATAATATTAGAAATAAAAGGAATCTGGAGGATCAGAATCATGGTATCAACGAAAACACAAATAGCTGGCTTTGAGTTTGACAATTGCTTGATGAATGCAGCGGGTGTGGCTTGTATGACGATAGAAGAGCTTGAAGGGGTCAAAAACTCAGCAGCGGGTACTTTTGTCACGAAGACAGCGACCTTGGACTTTCGTCAGGGCAATCCTGAGCCACGCTACCAGGATGTTCCACTTGGTTCTATCAACTCCATGGGCTTACCAAATAATGGCTTAGACTACTATCTGGACTATCTTTTGGACTTGCAGGAAAAAGAGCCAAACCGTACTTTCTTCCTTTCCCTAGTCGGCATGTCTCCAGAAGAAACACATACCATCTTGAAAAAAGTTCAAGAGAGTGAATTCAAAGGGCTGACAGAGCTTAATCTTTCTTGTCCAAATGTTCCAGGAAAACCCCAGATTGCCTATGATTTTGAGACAACAGACCGGATTTTGGCAGAAGTATTTGCCTACTTTACCAAACCTCTTGGAATTAAATTACCACCATATTTTGACATTGTTCACTTTGACCAAGCAGCAGCTATTTTCAACAAATATCCGCTTAAGTTTGTCAACTGTGTTAACTCTATCGGAAATGGCCTTTATATAGAAGATGAGTCTGTCGTGATTCGTCCTAAAAATGGTTTTGGTGGCATTGGTGGAGAGTACATCAAACCAACTGCTCTAGCGAATGTACATGCCTTCTACCAACGTCTCAATCCGCAAATTCAAATCATCGGAACTGGTGGTGTTCTAACGGGTCGTGATGCCTTTGAACACATCCTCTGCGGTGCGAGTATGGTGCAAGTAGGGACTACCCTTCACAAAGAAGGCGTCGGTGCTTTTGAACGCATTACCAATGAACTGAAAGCTATTATGGCGGAAAAAGGGTACGAGAACCTAGAAGATTTCCGTGGGAAATTGCGCTATATTGATTAAGTTTAATAAAAAATCAGAAGAAAGGAGAGAAGATGCTAGCCATAGAAGAGAGTCAAAAGGTATCTCTATCAAATTTATCTAGCTTGAATCTATTTACTGGGACAGACCAGGGTCAGTTTGAAGTTATGAAGAGTCAAGTATTGAAACAGATTGGTTATGATCCAGCTGATCTCAACTTTGCTTACTTTGATATGAAAGAAGTAGCTTATAAAGACTTAGAGTTGGAGTTGGTCAGTCTCCCTTTTTTTGCGGATGAGAAAATCGTGATATTAGACCATTTTGTCGATATCACAACAGCCAAGAAACGATTTTTAGCAGATGATGAGCTCAAGTCGTTTGAGGCATACTTTGATAACCCTTCGCCAACAACCAAGTTGTTGATTTTTGCAGAAGGAAAGTTAGATAGTAAAAGACGGCTGGTCAAATTGCTCAAACGAGATGCGACTGTATTTGATGCTATTGAACCTAAAGAACAAGAACTTCGCCAGTATTTCCAAAAATGGAGCCAGACACAAGGTCTGCAGTTTGCAGAAAAGTCTTTTGAAAATCTACTTCTCAAATCCGGATTTCAATTTAGTGAAATCCAGAAAAATCTCCTCTTTTTACAGTCTTATAAGTCAGATGGCGTGATTGAGGAGAAGGACATTGTCGAGGCTATTCCAAAGACTTTGCAAGACAATATTTTCGACTTAACTCAGTTTATCTTGGATAAGAAGATTGATCAGGCCCGTGACTTGGTCAGAGACTTGACCTTGAAAGGGGAGGATGAAATTAAGCTCATAGCTGTCATGTTAGGACAGTTCCGAACCTTTACCCAAGTGAAGATTTTATCAGAGGCTGGTCAGACGGAATCGCAGATTGCAAGTAGTTTAGGTAGTTATCTAGGACGCAATCCTAATCCTTATCAAATCAAGTTTGCATTGAGAGATTCGAGAGGGATTTCCTTGGCATTTCTCAAGCGAGCGATTTCTTATTTGATTGAAACGGACTACCAGATTAAGACAGGTGTCTATGAAAAAGGGTACCTGTTTGAAAAGGCACTTTTACAGATCGCGGCAGAAGCAAACTGAGCAAAAAACTTGAAAAAACAGGATGATTGCGTTATCATTTTTATATAGAAAGAAAAAGAGGTATTACAGATGGCTATTATCTTACCAGATCTTCCATACGCTTACGATGCATTGGAACCATACATCGATGCAGAAACAATGCACTTGCACCATGACAAACACCACCAAACTTATGTCAACAATGCAAATGCTGCTCTTGAAAAACACCCTGAAATTGGTGAAGACCTTGAAGCTTTGCTTGCTGATGTAGATTCTATCCCAGCTGATATCCGTCAAGCACTTAT contains:
- a CDS encoding acetyltransferase; translation: MNLRPMEVRDNPAVAQLIRASLEEFGLDKPGTVYFDSHLDHLAYYYQHQERAAYFVLEDEGQLVGCGGFAPVSDKIAELQKLYVTKNSRGKGYSSRLIKRIFQEARLAGYEQLYLETSTELATAVAIYRHYGFTSLQEPLSNAAGHPAMNIWMIKSLLSDE
- a CDS encoding glutamate dehydrogenase, giving the protein MTSAKDYIQSVFATVKARNGHEAEFLQAVEEFFSTLEPVFEKHPEYIEENILARITEPERVISFRVPWVDRDGKVQVNRGYRVQFNSAVGPYKGGLRFHPTVNQGILKFLGFEQIFKNVLTGLPIGGGKGGSDFDPKGKTDAEVMRFCQSFMTELQKYIGPSLDVPAGDIGVGGREIGYLYGQYKRLNQFDAGVLTGKPLGFGGSLIRPEATGYGLVYYTEEMLKANGNSFAGKKVVISGSGNVAQYALQKATELGATVISVSDSNGYVIDENGIDFDLLVDVKEKRRARLTEYAAEKATATYHEGSVWTYAGNYDIALPCATQNEINGEAAKRLVAQGVICVSEGANMPSDLDAIKVYKENGILYGPAKAANAGGVAVSALEMSQNSLRLSWTREEVDGRLKDIMTNIFNTAKTTAETYGLGTDYLAGANIAAFENVANAMIAQGIV
- a CDS encoding dihydroorotate dehydrogenase (catalyzes the conversion of dihydroorotate to orotate in the pyrimidine biosynthesis pathway; subclass 1A is a dimer formed by two identical PyrD subunits each containing an FMN group) is translated as MVSTKTQIAGFEFDNCLMNAAGVACMTIEELEGVKNSAAGTFVTKTATLDFRQGNPEPRYQDVPLGSINSMGLPNNGLDYYLDYLLDLQEKEPNRTFFLSLVGMSPEETHTILKKVQESEFKGLTELNLSCPNVPGKPQIAYDFETTDRILAEVFAYFTKPLGIKLPPYFDIVHFDQAAAIFNKYPLKFVNCVNSIGNGLYIEDESVVIRPKNGFGGIGGEYIKPTALANVHAFYQRLNPQIQIIGTGGVLTGRDAFEHILCGASMVQVGTTLHKEGVGAFERITNELKAIMAEKGYENLEDFRGKLRYID
- a CDS encoding DNA polymerase III subunit delta, which codes for MLAIEESQKVSLSNLSSLNLFTGTDQGQFEVMKSQVLKQIGYDPADLNFAYFDMKEVAYKDLELELVSLPFFADEKIVILDHFVDITTAKKRFLADDELKSFEAYFDNPSPTTKLLIFAEGKLDSKRRLVKLLKRDATVFDAIEPKEQELRQYFQKWSQTQGLQFAEKSFENLLLKSGFQFSEIQKNLLFLQSYKSDGVIEEKDIVEAIPKTLQDNIFDLTQFILDKKIDQARDLVRDLTLKGEDEIKLIAVMLGQFRTFTQVKILSEAGQTESQIASSLGSYLGRNPNPYQIKFALRDSRGISLAFLKRAISYLIETDYQIKTGVYEKGYLFEKALLQIAAEAN